The genomic stretch CAGCCTTTTGAATTTGAGTGCTCCAGGATAGCCAAAATTTAGTATGTAACCAACTTTAAGACCACTTAACTTCAGATAGTTTATCAATTGAGCTTCATGCACGGGAACAATACTACTGCATGCCTTGAGTTCCAGCAGTATCTTTCCCTCAACAATCAAATCAGCAATATAATCACCAACAATCTGACCTCGGTAGATCACAGGAAGTGGCACTTGAGTTCTATACTTTATTCCCTGATAATCAAACTCAACACACAATGCCTTTTCGTATACCTTTTCCAGGCATCCTTCTCCGATCTCCTTATGAACTGTGATAGCACACCCAATCACACCATCACTAAGCGCTTTCTCATATATCATGAAATCAATCCTTCAAACCCATTCGGTGTATTCAGTGTTCTCGGTGGCAAAACCCAAACCACTTATCCAACACCTTCACTACTCTCTCCGCCGTATTCCCATCCCAATACTTAGGTATAGTTCCCTTCTTCACCTCGCCCCGTAGAATCGTCATGGAATACTGAACAATACTCTCGCTATCAAGCGGAACTAATTGATTCGTACCTTCGGTGATAGTAATCGGGCGTTCTGTGTTTTCTCTAAGCGTAAGGCATGGAACTCCAAAGAAGGTTGATTCCTCCTGGATTCCGCCAGAATCAGTAAGAATAAACTTAGCGTTCATCTGTAACTTCATGAAAT from Candidatus Cloacimonadota bacterium encodes the following:
- a CDS encoding GxxExxY protein, producing MIYEKALSDGVIGCAITVHKEIGEGCLEKVYEKALCVEFDYQGIKYRTQVPLPVIYRGQIVGDYIADLIVEGKILLELKACSSIVPVHEAQLINYLKLSGLKVGYILNFGYPGALKFKRLVR